The proteins below come from a single Thermostichus vulcanus str. 'Rupite' genomic window:
- the dnaA gene encoding chromosomal replication initiator protein DnaA, with product MDISLDQLWDEALGHLQVQLSRPTFEAWIKTARAESLVDNRLTICTPSEWARGWLQKHYAPTITEVVQRVAGIPLQVEFSVSPHALAEEEAHSTAISSTSRSSSSLPASATLGLEVNGGLPMRAPDLNPKYSFSRFVVGANNRMAHAAALAVADKPGRAYNPLFLCGGVGLGKTHLMQAIGHYQLEADRRAKIFYVSTERFTNDLIDAIRRDGMQSFREHYRDVDVLLVDDIQFIEGKEYTQEEFFHTFNTLHESGKQIILAADRSPHLIPRLQERLCSRFSMGLIAEIQSPDIETRMAILKKKAEYEGMNLPAGVIEYIATTYTNNIRELEGALIRAVAYVSISGLPMSVETIQPILNPPTEPKEITADIVISVVCEEFGIDRDSLLGSSRKRDISQARQVAMFLMRHHTNLSLPKIGDYFGGKDHTTVLYSCEKVSQLQRESLQFDRQLQNLAERLRVTANNRDP from the coding sequence AATCGCCTTACCATCTGTACCCCGAGCGAGTGGGCGCGGGGCTGGCTGCAGAAACACTATGCCCCCACCATCACCGAAGTTGTACAGCGGGTAGCGGGGATCCCTTTGCAGGTGGAGTTTTCCGTTTCTCCCCACGCCCTCGCTGAAGAAGAAGCCCACTCAACTGCCATTTCCTCAACATCCCGCAGCAGCAGCAGTTTGCCTGCTTCCGCCACCCTAGGACTGGAGGTGAATGGCGGCCTGCCGATGCGAGCGCCGGATCTCAACCCCAAGTATTCCTTCTCCCGCTTTGTGGTCGGCGCCAACAACCGCATGGCTCATGCTGCGGCCCTAGCGGTGGCCGATAAACCCGGTCGCGCCTACAACCCTCTTTTTCTCTGTGGTGGGGTTGGGCTGGGGAAAACCCACCTGATGCAGGCGATTGGTCACTACCAGCTGGAGGCGGATCGTCGCGCCAAGATTTTTTATGTGTCGACCGAGCGCTTCACCAATGATTTGATCGATGCCATTCGCCGCGATGGTATGCAATCGTTTCGGGAGCATTACCGGGATGTTGATGTTTTGCTAGTAGATGACATCCAGTTCATCGAAGGTAAAGAATACACCCAAGAAGAGTTTTTTCACACCTTTAATACTCTGCATGAATCCGGCAAACAAATTATCCTGGCTGCTGATCGCTCCCCTCATCTGATCCCCCGCCTCCAGGAACGGCTCTGTTCCCGCTTTTCCATGGGCTTGATCGCCGAGATTCAATCGCCCGATATCGAAACCCGCATGGCCATTCTTAAGAAAAAAGCCGAATACGAGGGGATGAATCTACCTGCCGGGGTAATCGAGTACATTGCCACCACCTATACCAACAACATCCGCGAGTTAGAAGGGGCTTTGATTCGAGCAGTGGCCTATGTCTCCATCTCCGGCCTGCCGATGAGTGTAGAGACCATTCAGCCCATCCTCAACCCCCCCACCGAACCGAAAGAGATCACCGCCGATATTGTCATTAGCGTGGTTTGTGAAGAATTCGGCATCGACCGCGACAGTCTTCTCGGCTCCTCCCGCAAGCGGGACATCAGCCAGGCGCGGCAAGTGGCGATGTTTTTGATGCGCCACCATACCAACCTCAGCCTGCCCAAAATCGGCGATTACTTTGGGGGGAAAGATCACACCACAGTTCTCTATAGCTGCGAAAAGGTCAGTCAGTTACAGCGGGAAAGTCTGCAATTTGACCGACAACTGCAAAACTTAGCGGAACGGCTGCGGGTCACCGCCAACAACCGAGACCCCTAA